From one Bacillus sp. Marseille-P3661 genomic stretch:
- a CDS encoding transposase, whose product MTARGNRRTSLFHNREDYLTYLNLLLEVKEMAPFILHSYCLMTNHIHLQLETTTHHIKVIMKELHSKYAVYFNKKYNYIGHVFQGRYGAELIEDDHYFLEVSRYIHRNPLEASMVECLSSYEWSSYPAYVNLTENQYVYLQRTLHYFPDPKFQNYKRFVEKTTLQDKEIETWLQKS is encoded by the coding sequence ATTACGGCTAGAGGTAACCGTCGAACATCGCTGTTTCATAACCGAGAAGATTATCTTACTTATTTAAATCTACTACTGGAAGTTAAGGAAATGGCTCCATTCATTTTACACTCCTACTGTCTCATGACCAACCACATTCATCTACAACTTGAAACGACTACTCACCATATCAAAGTCATTATGAAAGAACTGCATTCCAAATATGCCGTTTATTTTAATAAGAAGTACAACTACATTGGCCATGTTTTTCAAGGGAGATATGGTGCAGAATTAATAGAAGATGATCACTATTTTTTAGAAGTCAGTCGCTATATTCATCGTAATCCTTTGGAAGCGAGTATGGTTGAGTGTTTATCTTCTTATGAATGGAGCAGTTACCCCGCTTATGTCAATCTTACAGAAAATCAGTATGTATATCTTCAGCGAACACTCCATTATTTTCCCGATCCGAAGTTTCAAAATTATAAACGATTTGTGGAGAAAACAACTTTACAAGACAAGGAGATTGAAACATGGTTACAAAAATCATGA